A genomic window from Erpetoichthys calabaricus chromosome 17, fErpCal1.3, whole genome shotgun sequence includes:
- the LOC114667205 gene encoding membrane progestin receptor gamma-B-like isoform X1, which produces MLSVKLPRLLRAHQVPKVFHEDSILDGYRHPQSSAFSCILSVFQLTNETLNIWTHFLPTWYFLWKLIALVYILDVFTEPYLWPLIVYLLSCCIYPFTSSCAHTFSSMSPRARHICFFFDYGALSLYSLGSAIAYSTYSVPDKLVSSMFHSCYVPIAVCNTVVCTGLSCYSRLGLPFLQYNPEINKRIPEIEHPRFSKVLRVLAFAFPYLFDNIPIFYRIFLCSGEGCTDNETNALHYRHIMLAFLTAFLFVMHLPERLAPGCFDYVGHSHQLFHMCAVIGTHFQMEAVIMDMNLRHTWLMSNAPPVTFAWTIGAALVCITLSLLLILIFSLPHFWSPFSSTNDKTT; this is translated from the exons ATGCTCTCGGTAAAGCTGCCCAGGCTCCTCCGTGCCCACCAGGTGCCCAAA GTGTTTCATGAAGACAGCATTTTAGACGGCTACCGCCATCCCCAAAGCTCCGCCTTCAGCTGCATCCTCAGTGTTTTCCAGTTGACCAATGAGACCCTCAACATCTGGACGCACTTCCTACCAACTTG GTACTTCCTGTGGAAGCTCATTGCCCTTGTCTACATACTGGATGTGTTCACCGAGCCCTACCTCTGGCCACTTATCGTCTACCTTCTCTCTTGCTGCATCTACCCCTTCACATCCAGCTGTGCACACACCTTCAGCAGCATGTCTCCTCGAGCCAGGCACATATGCTTCTTCTTCGACTACGGTGCTCTCAGTCTCTACAGCCTTG GTTCTGCCATTGCCTACTCCACCTACAGTGTGCCAGACAAGCTGGTAAGCAGCATGTTCCACAGTTGCTATGTGCCAATTGCCGTGTGTAACACTGTTGTGTGCACCGGGCTCTCCTGTTATTCCAG GCTGGGTCTGCCCTTTCTGCAATATAACCCCGAGATCAACAAAAG AATACCTGAAATAGAGCACCCTAGGTTCAGCAAGGTCCTCCGTGTCCTTGCCTTTGCCTTCCCATACCTGTTTGACAACATTCCCATCTTCTATCGG ATCTTCCTGTGTTCCGGAGAAGGCTGCACTGACAATGAGACAAATGCCCTGCATTATCGGCACATTATGCTGGCCTTTCTCACCGCCTTCCTATTTGTCATGCACTTGCCAGAAAGACTGGCCCCTGGCTGCTTTGATTATGTGG GCCACAGCCACCAGCTCTTTCACATGTGTGCAGTCATCGGAACACATTTCCAGATGGAGGCTGTCATCATGGACATGAACCTCAGACACACTTGGCTGATGAGCAATGCTCCTCCGGTGACCTTTGCCTGGACTATTGGTGCAGCACTGGTGTGCATTACGTTGAGCCTTCTCCTGATTCTGATTTTTTCTTTGCCCCATTTTTGGAGTCCATTCTCCTCCACAAATGACAAGACAACATAG
- the LOC114667205 gene encoding membrane progestin receptor gamma-B-like isoform X3, which translates to MRPSTSGRTSYQLGTSCGSSLPLSTYWMCSPSPTSGHLSSTFSLAASTPSHPAVHTPSAACLLEPGTYASSSTTVLSVSTALVLPLPTPPTVCQTSWLGLPFLQYNPEINKRIPEIEHPRFSKVLRVLAFAFPYLFDNIPIFYRIFLCSGEGCTDNETNALHYRHIMLAFLTAFLFVMHLPERLAPGCFDYVGHSHQLFHMCAVIGTHFQMEAVIMDMNLRHTWLMSNAPPVTFAWTIGAALVCITLSLLLILIFSLPHFWSPFSSTNDKTT; encoded by the exons ATGAGACCCTCAACATCTGGACGCACTTCCTACCAACTTG GTACTTCCTGTGGAAGCTCATTGCCCTTGTCTACATACTGGATGTGTTCACCGAGCCCTACCTCTGGCCACTTATCGTCTACCTTCTCTCTTGCTGCATCTACCCCTTCACATCCAGCTGTGCACACACCTTCAGCAGCATGTCTCCTCGAGCCAGGCACATATGCTTCTTCTTCGACTACGGTGCTCTCAGTCTCTACAGCCTTG GTTCTGCCATTGCCTACTCCACCTACAGTGTGCCAGACAAGCTG GCTGGGTCTGCCCTTTCTGCAATATAACCCCGAGATCAACAAAAG AATACCTGAAATAGAGCACCCTAGGTTCAGCAAGGTCCTCCGTGTCCTTGCCTTTGCCTTCCCATACCTGTTTGACAACATTCCCATCTTCTATCGG ATCTTCCTGTGTTCCGGAGAAGGCTGCACTGACAATGAGACAAATGCCCTGCATTATCGGCACATTATGCTGGCCTTTCTCACCGCCTTCCTATTTGTCATGCACTTGCCAGAAAGACTGGCCCCTGGCTGCTTTGATTATGTGG GCCACAGCCACCAGCTCTTTCACATGTGTGCAGTCATCGGAACACATTTCCAGATGGAGGCTGTCATCATGGACATGAACCTCAGACACACTTGGCTGATGAGCAATGCTCCTCCGGTGACCTTTGCCTGGACTATTGGTGCAGCACTGGTGTGCATTACGTTGAGCCTTCTCCTGATTCTGATTTTTTCTTTGCCCCATTTTTGGAGTCCATTCTCCTCCACAAATGACAAGACAACATAG
- the LOC114667205 gene encoding membrane progestin receptor gamma-B-like isoform X2 encodes MLSVKLPRLLRAHQVPKVFHEDSILDGYRHPQSSAFSCILSVFQLTNETLNIWTHFLPTWYFLWKLIALVYILDVFTEPYLWPLIVYLLSCCIYPFTSSCAHTFSSMSPRARHICFFFDYGALSLYSLGSAIAYSTYSVPDKLVSSMFHSCYVPIAVCNTVVCTGLSCYSRIPEIEHPRFSKVLRVLAFAFPYLFDNIPIFYRIFLCSGEGCTDNETNALHYRHIMLAFLTAFLFVMHLPERLAPGCFDYVGHSHQLFHMCAVIGTHFQMEAVIMDMNLRHTWLMSNAPPVTFAWTIGAALVCITLSLLLILIFSLPHFWSPFSSTNDKTT; translated from the exons ATGCTCTCGGTAAAGCTGCCCAGGCTCCTCCGTGCCCACCAGGTGCCCAAA GTGTTTCATGAAGACAGCATTTTAGACGGCTACCGCCATCCCCAAAGCTCCGCCTTCAGCTGCATCCTCAGTGTTTTCCAGTTGACCAATGAGACCCTCAACATCTGGACGCACTTCCTACCAACTTG GTACTTCCTGTGGAAGCTCATTGCCCTTGTCTACATACTGGATGTGTTCACCGAGCCCTACCTCTGGCCACTTATCGTCTACCTTCTCTCTTGCTGCATCTACCCCTTCACATCCAGCTGTGCACACACCTTCAGCAGCATGTCTCCTCGAGCCAGGCACATATGCTTCTTCTTCGACTACGGTGCTCTCAGTCTCTACAGCCTTG GTTCTGCCATTGCCTACTCCACCTACAGTGTGCCAGACAAGCTGGTAAGCAGCATGTTCCACAGTTGCTATGTGCCAATTGCCGTGTGTAACACTGTTGTGTGCACCGGGCTCTCCTGTTATTCCAG AATACCTGAAATAGAGCACCCTAGGTTCAGCAAGGTCCTCCGTGTCCTTGCCTTTGCCTTCCCATACCTGTTTGACAACATTCCCATCTTCTATCGG ATCTTCCTGTGTTCCGGAGAAGGCTGCACTGACAATGAGACAAATGCCCTGCATTATCGGCACATTATGCTGGCCTTTCTCACCGCCTTCCTATTTGTCATGCACTTGCCAGAAAGACTGGCCCCTGGCTGCTTTGATTATGTGG GCCACAGCCACCAGCTCTTTCACATGTGTGCAGTCATCGGAACACATTTCCAGATGGAGGCTGTCATCATGGACATGAACCTCAGACACACTTGGCTGATGAGCAATGCTCCTCCGGTGACCTTTGCCTGGACTATTGGTGCAGCACTGGTGTGCATTACGTTGAGCCTTCTCCTGATTCTGATTTTTTCTTTGCCCCATTTTTGGAGTCCATTCTCCTCCACAAATGACAAGACAACATAG